A single region of the Pelobates fuscus isolate aPelFus1 chromosome 4, aPelFus1.pri, whole genome shotgun sequence genome encodes:
- the LOC134608029 gene encoding uncharacterized protein LOC134608029: MILEVLRHQCIYNILICSCISSNTNVQDVSDMLYFEVSLLPDYTICISFQHPTGSSLCSVSIDVVSSRDLICKAYTNKSDPPFPFSDEIITKIMTRCISIPITIRTIFKKAKEKVAYEAAMFRDPFKQLVPQISKGFLEHDGAQEARPSFRKDTNKATSPIARPYMDTELIQDPKLYPECSDSPKPCSTIVEGTDYISAQVDCSEMVQYDSPTRQQSSDDIREEHSSVAEESSPIKTANPSPFMTEGLPPHVTQETSFVTSEDTNSTEKLSSSVLEELSSSFPGDLNSSINEDGS, translated from the exons ATGATTCTGGAAGTTCTCCGACATCAGTGCATCTACAACATTTTAATCTGTAGCTGTATATCCAGCAACACGAACGTCCA AGATGTTTCTGATATGCTTTACTTTGAAGTCTCTCTGCTGCCAGACTATACAATCTGCATTTCATTCCAGCATCCCACTGGATCCAGTCTTTGTTctg TTTCCATTGATGTTGTGAGCTCCAGGGACTTGATATGCAAGGCGTATACCAACAAGTCAGATCCCCCATTTCCCTTTAGTGATGAAATCATAACGAAAATCATGACACG ttGCATATCTATACCCATAACTATACGAACTATATTTAAGAAGGCCAAAGAGAAAGTTGCATATGAGGCTGCCATGTTCAGGGATCCTTTTAAGCAGTTAGTACCACAGATATCAAAGGGCTTCTTAGAACATGATGGAGCTCAAGAGGCTAGACCAAGTTTTAGAAAGGACACAAACAAAGCTACTTCACCTATTGCACGCCCTTACATGGACACTGAGTTAATCCAGGATCCTAAACTGTACCCAGAGTGCAGTGACTCTCCCAAACCTTGTTCCACTATTGTAGAAGGAACAGACTATATCAGTGCACAAGTTGATTGTTCAGAAATGGTTCAATATGACTCTCCAACAAGGCAACAGTCATCTGATGACATCAGAGAGGAACATAGTTCTGTTGCAGAGGAATCTAGTCCAATCAAGACAGCAAATCCAAGTCCTTTTATGACTGAAGGTCTTCCTCCTCATGTGACACAGGAGACCAGTTTTGTGACGTCTGAAGATACAAACTCTACTGAAAAGCTCAGTTCAAGTGTTCTAGAAGAGCTGAGTTCAAGCTTTCCAGGAGACCTTAATAGCAGCATTAATGAAGATGGCTCTTAG